From a single Gavia stellata isolate bGavSte3 chromosome 15, bGavSte3.hap2, whole genome shotgun sequence genomic region:
- the MEAK7 gene encoding MTOR-associated protein MEAK7, giving the protein MGNAESNAYQNHLSRFLPEEQSDIDGVFDTLSGSSGSAGAKNGKATKKTVTLAALQAYMREPLPEQMTVRLYNGMKSIDLPGKSSGLSEQIAKEQFVIFMSNLLKGNADEKITIIMRMISKTEGPVKGKQIHEFTEDLIMSVVHVLSYRKELKGWNLENTRDSASGIKALASQLLSELKLADGTKPVGPQLMETNFDESVIEDWVYRVPQVSVFLSVVIRQGLHVLHSLPDQTKDILNLVPGCKGIKGRGLVSLFDIPSIIYINSHLPAELQHKWRLLFSSRLHGESFSQLCGHIVNKGPCIVILKDLDGYIFGGFASHSWEVKPQFQGDNRCFLFSVFPSLAVYTYTGYNDHYMYLNHGQQTMPNGLGMGGQHGYFGLWVDSDYGKGHSKAKPRCTTYNSPQLSAKEDFTLDAMEVWAVGDLPESAGTKGKKSILDVDPEAQALLEMAGKSRQSEGLREPIEEEEDDDN; this is encoded by the exons ATGGGAAATGCAGAAAGCAATGCCTATCAGAATCACCTTTCCAGATTTCTTCCTGAGGAGCAGTCTGACATTGATGGAGTATTTGATACCTTATCAGGATCAAGTGGCTCAGCTGGAGCAAAAAATGGCAAAGCTACAAAGAAAACTGTGACTCTGGCAGCACTACAG GCGTATATGCGGGAGCCATTACCAGAGCAAATGACTGTTCGGTTATACAACGGAATGAAAAGTATTGACCTGCCTGGGAAATCGTCTGGACTGAGTGAACAGATTGCTAAGGAGCAGTTTGTAATTTTTATGTCAAATCTCTTAAAAGGGAATGCAGATGAGAAGATTACCATAATAATGAGAATGATCTCCAAGACAGAAGGGCCTGTGAAGGGCAAACAAATCCACGAG TTCACAGAGGACCTGATCATGTCTGTAGTCCATGTACTGAGCtacaggaaggaactgaaaggTTGGAATTTGGAGAATACTAGGGATTCTGCAAGTGGAATAAAGGCTCTGGCTTCTCAGCTACTATCAGAATTGAAGCTTGCAG ATGGAACAAAACCTGTGGGTCCTCAGCTGATGGAGACAAATTTTGATGAAAGTGTCATTGAGGATTGGGTGTACCGAGTTCCACAGGTCTCAGTTTTCCTCAGTGTTGTTATCAGGCAAGGCCTCCATGTTCTCCATTCTCTCCCAGACCAAACCAAAGACATACTCAACCTGGTTCCAGGCTGCAAAGGCATCAAAGGAAGAGGACTTGTCAGTCTCTTTGACATCCCATCCATCATATACATCAACTCCCATCTGCCTGCAGAGCTACAGCACAAGTGGcggcttttattttcttctaggCTTCATGGAGAAAGCTTTTCACAGTTATGTGGGCATATAGTGAACAAAGGTCCTTGCATAGTGATCTTAAAGGACTTGGATGGTTATATCTTTGGTGGGTTTGCATCTCACTCCTGGGAGGTGAAGCCACAGTTTCAAG GTGACAACagatgctttctgttttctgttttcccctctcttgCTGTATACACATACACAGGGTATAATGACCACTACATGTATTTGAACCACGGCCAACAAACAATGCCAAATGGACTT GGTATGGGTGGACAACATGGTTACTTCGGACTCTGGGTAGACAGTGACTATGGGAAGGGACACAGTAAAGCAAAACCTCGATGTACCACCTACAACAGTCCCCAGCTGTCAGCTAAAGAGGATTTCACACTGGATGCCATGGAAGTTTGGGCAGTGGGAGACCTCCCTGAAAGCGCAGGG accAAAGGTAAGAAGAGTATCCTGGATGTAGATCCTGAGGCTCAGGCCTTATTAGAAATGGCTGGAAAAAGTCGTCAGAGTGAAGGTCTACGAGAACCCattgaagaggaggaggatgatgatAACTAA